In Topomyia yanbarensis strain Yona2022 chromosome 2, ASM3024719v1, whole genome shotgun sequence, one DNA window encodes the following:
- the LOC131681861 gene encoding uncharacterized protein LOC131681861, whose translation MSFNEETLWIGLFYLFCLINCLSTTIYKYFHVNQMIACRDGKTYPINSFHYSFRNEASLLVMNSTLEVTEDIQGPLKHSVILHRCTMDYSSCEYFNELVQDDICPSFDEPTFMGAFLETNEKKLKCPVKIGTYRFTNIKWNFSRILTAPAENYRWNTKTIIEQVKNQRIVYCVAGKVRFNRSRSRKVL comes from the exons ATGTCGTTTAACGAGGAAACATTATGGATTGGAttgttttacttattttgtttaatAAATTGCCTTTCGACAACC ATATATAAATACTTTCATGTTAATCAAATGATAGCTTGTCGCGACGGGAAAACTTATCCGATTAATTCTTTTCACTATTCATTCCGTAACGAAGCGAGCCTACTTGTGATGAATAGCACACTGGAAGTGACTGAGGATATTCAAGGGCCACTGAAA CATAGCGTTATTCTTCATCGATGCACAATGGACTATTCATCATGTGAATATTTTAATGAGTTGGTACAGGATGACATTTGCCCGTCATTTGACGAACCAACATTTATGGGAGCATTCTTAGAGACGAACGAGAAGAAACTAAAGTGTCCAGTCAAAATa GGAACCTACCGGTTCACAAACATTAAATGGAACTTTAGTAGAATACTTACAGCTCCTGCCGAAAACTATCGTTGGAATACCAAAACCATCATTGAGCAAGTGAAGAACCAACGTATCGTATACTGCGTTGCGGGAAAGGTGCGCTTCAACAGATCTAGGAGCAGGAAAGTTCTCTAG